ACGACAAGGGCACCCACGATAGGCAAGAGGAGTCACCGCCTGCGTTCTGGTGGCTAGGGCAGCGGCCAGCCTAGCCGCCTCGAACGAGTGTTCCAATTGCGGGCTTGGCGTGTCGGAGCGCCGACCCTCTTCGGCACGACGATTTCGGGCAAATGCACGGTAGTCGTGGACGGTTTCCGCAGTCGCCCCGGCGGAACCCCCGGGCTTCGGGCTGGTGCTGTCTGACCTCTCGGCACCAGGCACTCAGCTGATGATGCTGTGCTGGGTGTCGGGGACCTGAGGCAGCCAGGTGACCGCGGCGTCGCGGAAGGACTGGTTGACCGGGACGAGAAGGGGGTCGTCCTGGTCGTCCAAGGCGGTGAGGTTGATGCCGATGAGTGTGTCGCCGTAGTCGAACGCCGCCACCGAGCTGCCGCAGACGGCGCAGAAGCCTCGTCTTGTCTCGCCCGGGAACGTGTCGAACCACGTCGGCTCGTCGGCTTCTCCGGTCCAGTTCAGCCCTTCCAGTGGGAAGCTGACCCACGACTGGATCGGCCCGCCGGCCCGTTTCTGGCAGTGCGGGCAACTGCAGACGTGGGGGTAGTCGGGTTCGCCGCTCACGGTGAACCGGACCTTGCCGCACAGGCAGCCGCCGGTGCGGACCTTGGTGTCGATGCCAGGTTCAAACATTGCTTGGTTCCTCGCGTCGTGGGTCAATTGGACACCCCGCTCTGCTGTCTTGACGTTCTGCCGGATGCCTCGACGGCGCGAGGCAGGTCCCGAGCTGCGTAGCGGGTCATGGCCACTGCTGGTTGCGGTGCTTCAAGGTCGTCGAGGGCTGAGCCGGGTCGCCTATCAGCCCTTGCGCGCGGCCGATCCCGGCGTTCATTGGTGCTGCTGGTGTGGATCACTGTCTGCGGGTAGGGGTATGCGCCGACGCTTTGCCGGTATCGGGTCAAACGATTCGGGCCGGCCGGATCGGGCGTCACCAGAGGTGGAGTTGGTCGAGGAGGTGGGCCGCGC
This is a stretch of genomic DNA from Micromonospora sp. WMMD1082. It encodes these proteins:
- a CDS encoding GFA family protein — encoded protein: MFEPGIDTKVRTGGCLCGKVRFTVSGEPDYPHVCSCPHCQKRAGGPIQSWVSFPLEGLNWTGEADEPTWFDTFPGETRRGFCAVCGSSVAAFDYGDTLIGINLTALDDQDDPLLVPVNQSFRDAAVTWLPQVPDTQHSIIS